GGATTCAACAATAATTGCATGTGTTTGACAAAATCGGTGAGTTCTTCCAGGCGGCTCACGGTTTCGGTTTTGCCTTTTTCGGTCAATGCATAGTATTTACGGGGGCGGTTGCCAACGTGTTCAATGGTTACGGTCAATAAACCTTCCGCTTCCAGTCTGTGCAATGACGGATACAAGGCCCCTTCATTGATAACCACTTCACCATTGGTCTGCTCTTTCACCTTTTGGGTGATTTCATAGCCGTACATTCGCTTATTTTCTTCCAACAATTTTAAGATAATGAGCGAAAGGCTTCCTTTGTATAGTTGAGAGTTGTTCATGACGCAAATATATACATCAGGAACTGATACATCAAAGTCTGAGGTATTATTTTTTTGCTATTCTTCAATAGCCGGCGTCGGCACTTTCCCTGGCGGCTTGCGTCGTTTTTTGAGCGCATCGCTCAGAAGAAATTCAATTTGGCCGTTGGTACTTCTGAATTCTTCCTGCGCCCATCGCTCCAACTCTTTCAGCATGTCGGCACTGATTCGAAGTACAAACGCCTTTTTTTCGTTGGCCATTGGTTTGAAAATGAAATTGATAAAAAATCCAAAGGGGAATGCTTAGACAGCATTGTATCTAAGCATTCCCAAAAATAGAAATTTAAGCGAAGCGGTCAATTGTATAAGGTACCGGCATTGATGACAGGGCTCACGGATTTTTCACCGCACAGCACCACCAGCAGGTTGCTTACCATGGCGGCTTTGCGCTCTTCGTCGAGGTGTACAATGCCTTTTTCCGAAAGCTTTGCCAAGGCCATTTCCACCATGCCCACGGCCCCATCCACAATTTGCTTGCGGGCCGCCACCACCGCCGAGGCCTGCTGGCGCTGGAGCATGGCACCCGCGATCTCCGGCGAATAAGCCAAGTGACTGATGCGCGCTTCGTGGATGCCGACCCCGGCCCGCACTAAGCGCTCGGTGAGTTCGTGTTCGAGCATTTCATTGATCTTCCCTGAACCATCTCGCAGCGTGATTTGAGCATCTTCGTCTTCAATGGTATCATAACAGTACATGCCGGCCAGCTTTCGTATGGCAGCCTCCGACTGAATTTCGACAAATTTCTGGTAATTATCCACTTCAAAGGAAGCTTGGGCCGTATCCTGCACGTGCCATACCACAACGGCGGCAATTTCGATGGGATTGCCCATTTTATCATTCACTTTCAGTTTGGGTCCGTTGAGATTGCGGGCACGTAAACTAATCTTACGCCGACGGTACAAAGGGT
Above is a window of Runella slithyformis DSM 19594 DNA encoding:
- a CDS encoding PadR family transcriptional regulator; translation: MNNSQLYKGSLSLIILKLLEENKRMYGYEITQKVKEQTNGEVVINEGALYPSLHRLEAEGLLTVTIEHVGNRPRKYYALTEKGKTETVSRLEELTDFVKHMQLLLNPKLSLG
- a CDS encoding SPFH domain-containing protein, with the protein product MKEKELTSTSGFAFIAAILVLWIFGGMVAAGAHAGVLATLLFFGGTILLSGLTVINPNEAAVATFFGEYVGTIRENGLRWVNPLYRRRKISLRARNLNGPKLKVNDKMGNPIEIAAVVVWHVQDTAQASFEVDNYQKFVEIQSEAAIRKLAGMYCYDTIEDEDAQITLRDGSGKINEMLEHELTERLVRAGVGIHEARISHLAYSPEIAGAMLQRQQASAVVAARKQIVDGAVGMVEMALAKLSEKGIVHLDEERKAAMVSNLLVVLCGEKSVSPVINAGTLYN
- a CDS encoding ribbon-helix-helix domain-containing protein, with translation MANEKKAFVLRISADMLKELERWAQEEFRSTNGQIEFLLSDALKKRRKPPGKVPTPAIEE